From the Bacteroidota bacterium genome, the window AGTCTTCTTCGAGCCAACACCACCTATACCATCAATTTCGGCGATGATATCAAAGATGTAAACGAAAGTAACATATCTCCCAACTTTACTTATGTATTTTCAACAGGCGAATACATAGATTCTCAGGAAGTAAGCGGGAAGATAACCCTAGCAAAAGACAATAGTCCTGCAGAAGGAGTACTCGTTACCCTTTATCCTGCCGAAATGAATGATGGCATACTTACCAACAAGCCATATTACTTCTCAAAAACCAATAAATCTGGCGAATACCAAATTCGAAATATAAAATGGGGTGATTATCAGATCTATGCACTCAAAGATCAAAACTTCAATTACATCTATGATCAGCCAAATGAACTAATTGGCTTCCAAGATACGATTCTACACCTCACTGACAGCAGCCATGCCAAAATGAATCTGGTTGCATTTGAAGCCGCTAACAAAAAAGTGGCATTTATTCGTGCTAAGTCAATAAATCCCGGTTTAGTACAATTTGTTTATTCTGCCCCAATCAATTCATTTAATCTAACATATCAAGGCGTACCATCCTCCGACTTCTGGTATTTCAACAACACAAAAGACACTGTAAACTATTGGCTTGCAGACTATTACAGCAATAATATTACCCTGTTCCCCGTGGCAAATGATAGCCTACTCGACACCGTGAGAATCGAATTGCAAAATATCGCCAAGGATTCAATGTTTCAAAAGAAGACCAATGCGTTAAGCCTTACTGCGCAACAGATTAGGCCCCAAACATCCAAAGAAAGCCTCCGTGAAATAACCATTCAAGAGCTTTATAAGCCGCTTAAAATAAATTTCTCGCGTCCTATATCGAAAATAAACGCCTCTAAAGTCCTTCAGATTTTAGAGGATTCGACTAAAAAAGTAGTCACACCAAACTTCAAACTCGATGAGCAAAGCAAAACCTTCCTAACCGCCGATTTTCAAAAAAAGGAAAACACCGATTATACTTTACTCATTCCCGATTCTTCCTTTCAGGATATTTATGGCACATGGAACTATGCAACCACCTATCACTTTCGTACCAACACCAAATCAGAGTATGGAAACATACATCTGACTTTGATGACCACCGGTGCCAATCCAATTATATTTTTCAATTAATAAGAGGAGAACATGAAGTAGTCAAAGAAATTCCCTTTCACAACCTCGAAACAAAAAAAGTAACGCTCGAAAATTATCCGGCGGGCAGCTATCGTGCGGAAGTATTTGACGACCAAAATGGAAATGGCAAATGGGATACTGGTGATTTCAAAAATAAAATTCAACCCGAAAAAATTTTCACTTTCAAAGATACTTACCAATTAAAAGGTGGTTGGGATTTGGATGTAGAAGTAAAGTTTTAATCTTGCACCATGGCCTTGATTCTTCCGGTAAATGGTGTAGCGCCTAAATTTGGCAATAATTGTTTTCTAGCTGACAACGCTACGGTGGTCGGCGATGTTGTGATGGGCAACGATTGCAGCGTCTGGTTCACGTCCGTCGTACGTGGCGATGTTCACTACATAAAAATGGGCAACAAAGTAAACGTGCAAGACGGAGCCATTATTCATGGCACTTACCAAAAATCTCCGACCAACATCGGGAACAACGTTTCAATCGGGCACCGAGCAATAGTACATGGGTGCACCATTCACGACAACGTGCTTATCGGAATGGGTGCCATCGTGATGGACAATGCCATCATCGGCGAAAACTCAATTATCGCAGCCGGTGCTGTAGTACTGGAAAATACCGTCGTAGAACCCGGCACAATATATGCTGGTGTTCCCGCTAAGAAAACAAAGCTGGTAGATCAGGAAAAATTCAAATGTCTCATTGAGCGTATCAGCAATAACTATGTGATGTATTCGGATTGGTTTAGAAAAAAGAAATAGAAAGAAAAACATGGAAGACTTACCAAAGGAAGAAGAGGTAGTACTGGTTGACGACGAGAATAACGTTCTTGGCTATATGGGGAAACTGGAAGCACACAAGACGGGTTTGCTACATCGCGCCATCAGCGTCATAGTATTTAATCAAAAAGGAGAAATGCTGATACAGCAAAGAGCATTGACCAAATATCACTGGGCAGGAATCTGGAGCAATGCCTGTTGCAGCCATCCTCGCCAAGGCGAAACCTTTCAGCAGGCTGCTGAACGCAGATTATTTGAAGAGTTAGGATTTAAAACACCACTGAAAGAGGCCTTCCATTTCATTTATAAGGCTCACGATGCCTCCAGTGGGCTGACCGAACATGAGTTAGACACGGTGTTCATCGGTACATATAATGAGGAGTTCAATTTCAACAAAGAAGAAATTCATGCCACCAAATGGTTAACTATGAGTGAGTTGAATCACGATATGGAGCAACATCCCGAACAATACTCGTTCTGGTTCAAAATCATTTTAAACGAAATGAAAAAGCGCGAATTGGCTCCCTCAAACTGATGCTCCCACTTTCAGATGACATAGAAAACTATATCGCCTTCTACTCGGCACATGAAGATGAAGTTCTTCGCGAACTATCGCGCGAAACTCATCTGAAAATCCAGATGCCTCAAATGCTTTCTGGAAACATACAAGGCCAGTTTCTCGAAATGTTCAGTAGGCTATTACAACCTAAAAGAATACTGGAAATAGGAACCTTCACCGGTTACTCCGCTATCTGCCTCGCCAAAGGTTTGCATTCAGACGGTTTACTCTATACCCTCGACATCAATGAAGAGTTGAAGGCCATGTGTGAAAAATATTTTCACAAAGCCAATCTCCAACACAAGATCACACACCTTATCGGCGATGCAAAAAAAATCATCCCGCAATTAGATGAAACCTTTGATCTGGTATTTATAGATGCCGACAAAATCAATTATTCCCTATACTACGACCTGGTCTTTGACAAAGTCCGCACCGGT encodes:
- a CDS encoding Ig-like domain-containing protein, with protein sequence MTHCAQESTPQGGKKDESPPEARKIDPPNKSVRFQSNKIEITFNEFIQSSGFAQTLISPPLDRNPDYKVSGKKLKIKLKSLLRANTTYTINFGDDIKDVNESNISPNFTYVFSTGEYIDSQEVSGKITLAKDNSPAEGVLVTLYPAEMNDGILTNKPYYFSKTNKSGEYQIRNIKWGDYQIYALKDQNFNYIYDQPNELIGFQDTILHLTDSSHAKMNLVAFEAANKKVAFIRAKSINPGLVQFVYSAPINSFNLTYQGVPSSDFWYFNNTKDTVNYWLADYYSNNITLFPVANDSLLDTVRIELQNIAKDSMFQKKTNALSLTAQQIRPQTSKESLREITIQELYKPLKINFSRPISKINASKVLQILEDSTKKVVTPNFKLDEQSKTFLTADFQKKENTDYTLLIPDSSFQDIYGTWNYATTYHFRTNTKSEYGNIHLTLMTTGANPIIFFN
- a CDS encoding gamma carbonic anhydrase family protein, encoding MALILPVNGVAPKFGNNCFLADNATVVGDVVMGNDCSVWFTSVVRGDVHYIKMGNKVNVQDGAIIHGTYQKSPTNIGNNVSIGHRAIVHGCTIHDNVLIGMGAIVMDNAIIGENSIIAAGAVVLENTVVEPGTIYAGVPAKKTKLVDQEKFKCLIERISNNYVMYSDWFRKKK
- the idi gene encoding isopentenyl-diphosphate Delta-isomerase — protein: MEDLPKEEEVVLVDDENNVLGYMGKLEAHKTGLLHRAISVIVFNQKGEMLIQQRALTKYHWAGIWSNACCSHPRQGETFQQAAERRLFEELGFKTPLKEAFHFIYKAHDASSGLTEHELDTVFIGTYNEEFNFNKEEIHATKWLTMSELNHDMEQHPEQYSFWFKIILNEMKKRELAPSN
- a CDS encoding class I SAM-dependent methyltransferase, coding for MLPLSDDIENYIAFYSAHEDEVLRELSRETHLKIQMPQMLSGNIQGQFLEMFSRLLQPKRILEIGTFTGYSAICLAKGLHSDGLLYTLDINEELKAMCEKYFHKANLQHKITHLIGDAKKIIPQLDETFDLVFIDADKINYSLYYDLVFDKVRTGGYIIADNVLWSGKVVEPKKDKDTVAIDAYNQKVAADSRVHNFILPLRDGLNIARKTV